From Mustela nigripes isolate SB6536 chromosome 13, MUSNIG.SB6536, whole genome shotgun sequence, one genomic window encodes:
- the HDC gene encoding histidine decarboxylase has product MMEPEEYRERGKQMVDYICQYLSTVRERRVTPDVRPGYLRAQLPESAPEEPDSWDSIFGDIERIIMPGVVHWQSPHMHAYYPALTSWPSLLGDMLADAINCLGFTWASSPACTELEMNVMDWLAKMLGLPEHFLHHHPGSQGGGVLQSTVSESTLIALLAARKDKILEMKASEPGTDESSLNARLIAYASDQAHSSVEKAGLISLVKMKFLPVDDNFSLRGEALQKAIKEDKERGLVPVFVCATLGTTGVCAFDCLSELGPICASEGLWLHIDAAYAGTAFLCPEFRGFLKGIEYADSFTFNPSKWMMVHFDCTGFWVKDKYKLQQTFSVNPIYLRHANSGMATDFMHWQIPLSRRFRSIKLWFVIRSFGVKNLQAHVRHGTEMAKYFESLVRNDPSFEIPAKRHLGLVVFRLKGPNCLTESVLKEIAKAGRLFLIPATVQDKLIIRFTVTSQFTTREDILRDWNLIQDAATFVLSQHCTSQPSPQLGNLIPQTTGPRALANGTSLQSSNGAGSDLAQARKIIKQPQRVGASPMKREDSCHLETLLDPLDDDCFSEEAPDVTKHKLSSFLFNYLSVQNKKKAVRSFSCNSMPVSVQKPLPMEGSMKNGGSSRARIFSRFPEEMMMLKKSAFKKLIKFYSVPSFPECSSQCGLQLPCCPLQAMV; this is encoded by the exons ATGATGGAGCCCGAGGAgtacagagagagag GAAAACAGATGGTGGATTACATCTGTCAGTACCTGAGCACCGTGCGAGAGCGGCGTGTGACTCCGGACGTCCGGCCTGGTTACCTGCGAGCCCAGCTGCCTGAGAGTGCGCCCGAGGAGCCTGACAGCTGGGACAGTATCTTTGGGGACATCGAGCGAATCATCATGCCTGGG GTGGTACACTGGCAAAGTCCCCACATGCACGCCTACTACCCAGCCCTCACCTCTTGGCCATCGCTGCTGGGGGACATGCTGGCCGATGCCATCAACTGCTTGGGATTCACCTGG GCCTCCAGCCCTGCATGCACGGAGCTGGAGATGAACGTCATGGACTGGCTGGCGAAAATGCTGGGACTCCCAGAGCACTTTCTGCACCACCACCCCGGCAGCCAGGGAGGAGGCGTCTTACAG AGCACAGTGAGTGAGTCTACCTTGATTGCCTTGCTGGCAGCGAGGAAGGACAAAATCCTGGAAATGAAAGCATCTGAACCCGGGACAGACGAGTCCTCCCTGAACGCCCGGCTCATTGCCTATGCCTCTGACCAG GCTCACTCCTCAGTGGAGAAAGCTGGTTTGATTTCCCTGGTGAAGATGAAGTTTCTGCCTGTGGATGACAACTTCTCACTCCGAGGGGAAGCTCTTCAGAAAGCCATTAAGGAAGACAAGGAGCGGGGCTTGGTGCCTGTTTTT GTGTGTGCAACACTGGGGACCACTGGGGTCTGTGCATTTGACTGCCTGTCAGAGCTGGGCCCCATCT GTGCCAGTGAGGGACTGTGGCTCCACATCGATGCTGCCTACGCAGGCACTGCCTTCCTGTGCCCTGAGTTCCGGGGGTTTCTGAAGGGCATCGAGTATGCCGATTCCTTCACCTTTAATCCTTCCAAGTGGATGATGGTGCATTTTGACTGCACTGGCTTCTG GGTCAAGGACAAGTACAAGCTGCAGCAGACCTTCAGCGTGAACCCCATCTACCTCAGGCATGCCAACTCAGGCATGGCCACTGACTTCATG CACTGGCAGATCCCCCTGAGCCGCCGGTTTCGCTCTATCAAACTCTGGTTCGTGATTCGGTCCTTTGGTGTGAAGAATCTTCAAGCGCACGTCAGACAT GGCACTGAAATGGCAAAATATTTTGAGTCTCTGGTCAGGAATGACCCTTCCTTTGAAATTCCTGCCAAGAGGCACCTTGGCCTGGTGGTTTTTCGTCTAAAG GGTCCTAATTGTCTCACAGAAAGTGTATTAAAGGAAATAGCTAAAGCTGGCCGTCTCTTCCTCATCCCGGCCACTGTCCAGGACAAACTGATCATTCGTTTCACTGTGACATCCCAGTTCACCACCAGAGAGGACATCCTGAGAGACTGGAATCTCATTCAAGACGCTGCTACTTTTGTCCTGAGTCAGCACTGTACTTCCCAACCTAGCCCTCAGCTTGGGAACCTCATCCCCCAAACCACAGGCCCCAGAGCCTTGGCCAATGGAACGTCCCTTCAGTCTTCCAATGGGGCGGGCTCTGACCTAGCGCAGGCCAGGAAGATCATCAAGCAGCCTCAGCGTGTAGGAGCCAGTCCTATGAAAAGGGAAGACAGCTGCCATCTTGAAACCCTCCTGGACCCACTTGATGATGACTGCTTTTCCGAAGAGGCTCCAGATGTCACCAAGCACAAGCTGTCCTCCTTCCTGTTCAATTACTTGTCCGTACAAAATAAGAAGAAGGCAGTGCGTTCCTTCAGTTGCAACAGCATGCCTGTGAGTGTTCAGAAGCCGCTGCCCATGGAGGGCTCTATGAAGAATGGTGGCTCCTCTAGGGCCAGAATCTTCTCTAGGTTCCCAGAAGAGATGATGATGCTGAAGAAAAGTGCCTTCAAAAAACTCATCAAGTTTTACAGTGTCCCAAGCTTTCCTGAATGTAGCTCTCAGTGTGGGCTCCAGTTACCCTGTTGCCCTCTGCAGGCAATGGTTTAG